AATTCACTACCGACGCCATGTTTTGAAACACCTTCGTTCAAAAACGGCACCCTTCACAAAGAAACAAGTTCTTCGGAAAGTTCTGGGAATAAGTTTTTCGACGGTGGTGAAGGAGACGAAAGTCACGAAACAACCGTTTCTTATGCCGGTAATCCTGATTATTTTCGTGCAAATAGTACGGTTTCGAGCAGCCGAAGCTTCTTGACTGAAAACCAATCATGGACATCGGATCAAGATTGCATAGCTTACGCGCCTTCAGAAATTTCGTCAGAAATTCAGGCATCTTTCTAACTATGCTGTTTCTTAACATGCTTTCGTGTTCTTGTCATTGGCGAAGCTTGACCATgaaaaccgggggggggggggggtgtcgaaaacgtatatactaaAAAATTtatatagaaccggggggtcgtaaacgtatatacccaaaaatttctatacgaaaactacatatataacactactgagcgaaaagttggggggggggggggttgggcgcccctcccggcccctcttAAGCTACGCCCTTGGTTCTTGTAATGTTAATAACTCGACAAACTCGCTATGCAGGATAATAATATCAATTTCGAGATAGAAAAATTAAGAGTTGAACTCAGGCACTTTCGCGGGATGTATGCACTTGCGCAAAACGAAACATTTGATGCGTCTAGAAGGGTGCGTAACTTCCGTTTTCCTCTTGACTTTTACTTTTAAAGTCAACGCTTAAATTCGAGTAAAACTAATGTTTAGAACGTACGGATTTGTGTCAGCTGAGTGATCTTCAAAAACAGCAACTAGAGGAATCAATCAGGCTCAAGGATTTAAAACTAAAAGAAGAAGAAGCCAAATCTTTAGCGCAAAAAGAAATGGAGCAGCACGAGGCTGCTAAACGACAAGCCGAATACGTAAAAGAAAATCTGAGAAGAGAAGCTGCGATAAGAAAAGGCGCGGAAGAGAAGGCGTTACATGAATCTAGAGAGAAACAAAAGCTACGAAACGCCATAACCGGAGCTTCATTGCACTATCGGAAGTTCACGTGGGAAGAAATCGTGGCTGCGTGCTCATCGTTTTCCGACGATCTTAAAATAGGAACGGGAGGAAATGGAACGGTTTATAGATCGAACTTTCATCATACGGTTGCTGCCGTCAAAGTTCTTCACTCTCAGGAAGCTCATAGAACCAAACAGTTTCAACAAGAGGTATTAATCGACATTTTGCAAAATTGCTTCATGTTcatatagggctgtaaacgaaccgaacgaacacgaacaaggccatgttcgtgttcgttcgtttaggaaattaacatgttcgcgaactgttcacgaacgcataccgaacataagtttatgttcgtgttcgttcgtttaggaaattaacatgttcgcgaactgttcacgaacgcataccgaacataagtttatgttcgtgttcgttcgtttaggaaattaacatgttcgcgaactgttcacgaacgcataccgaacataagtttatgttcgtgttcgttcgttaaggaaattcagttgttcacgaacagtacgtgaacactggtctcgaacacaaacgaacgcaggCGAACACAAAAGAAcccaaacgaacatttaacttaaaaataaaaaaaatatttatacttaaacattggatataagtagttaaatacaaccaccaagtgataaatcaaaacacaagaagtctaatacaccaccaaacgatgaatctACTTTAattaacttagacataattatccccaaaaatgtcttagcatgtccaaattttagttaacttagaaaaaatagggtttcaagttttcaatatgtttagataaaaggtttattatatattattttttaatataatcaaacgaacacggaCGAATGTagccgaacatattaccgaacgttcacgaacgcagtcgaacgaacgagacctatgttcgtgttcgtccGCTAAGCTAGCCGAACGAAAaattttgttcgtgttcgttcgttaagctaatcgaacgaacataaacgaacttcccgccgaacggttcacgaactgttcgctgaacgttcgattcgtttacagccctatgtTCATAATTCAAACCGAATATTTGATTTTTGCAGCTTGAAGTATTGAGCAAGATACGGCATCCGCATTTGCTTATTCTTATCGGCGCGTGTGTGGATCACGGCTGCTTAGTTTACGAGTACATGGTAAACGGGAGCTTGGAAGAGAGACTGTTTCGCAAAAACAACACGCCACCGATCCCGTGGTTCGATCGATTCCGTATCACGTGGGAAGTAGCATCAGCATTAATTTTTCTTCATAACGCAAAGCCGAAATCAATCGTTCACCGTGACTTGAAGCCTGCTAATATCTTGCTTGATCAAAATATGGTAAGCAAAATCGGGGACGTTGGTCTTTCAACGATGCTTCAGTCGGACGTTTCTTCTACTACCACCGTTTACAAAGACACGAGTCCAGCCGGAACCCTTTGTTACATCGATCCGGAGTATCAACGGACCGGATTAGTTTCTCCAAAGTCCGATGTGTATGCTCTTGGTATAGTGATTTTGCAGCTGCTGACTGCAAGACCAGCGATTGCGGTGACACATGTGGTGGAAACCGCGCTTGAAGATGATGAGTTAGCGAATGTATTAGATCCGGAAGCGGGTGAATGGCCAACTGATGAAACCAAAGAGCTAGCCGTTTTGGCGTTGAGTTGTGCTGAGCTTAAACGAAAAGATAGACCGGATTTAAAAGATACGGTTCTTCCTGTAttggaacgactgaaagcagttGCAGATGCGGCTCAAAGAGCCGCATCTGCATCTAAGACTCAAATCAGCATTCCTAACCACTTTAGATGCCCGATACTTAAGGTACGCTTTAATAGGTCGAGTATTTCTTGTTCTTACGGTTTTATCAAACATTCAGAATgctggcaattttacacgaatacacgacacgaacctacacgaagttaacaggtatcgtgtatggccttaacaggtatcgtgtaccaaacaggtagacacgagattacctgttaattttcgtgtataaacaggttaaGTACATGTTTACGtgttaatacccgttagtacacaataagaaattaaattaaataaactcatcagccatgtgcgtgttggttccttaattcctttctattttcattcctcattcaattcaaaaaaaaaataaaaccctaaactccctctATAACCTCAGAtagcatgtcgtgttcgtgttaacaggtattaacaggtaattttcgtgtatatcgtgtcgtgttcgtgtttgaaaaaaaggacacgataatttatcgtgtcgtgttcgtgtatgggatttcgtatatcgtgtcttatcgtgtagtgtcttatcgtgtacgggtatacacgatatgccagccctcTAAACCACCGTTGTTTAAACATGCAGGAAGTTATGGGTGATCCTTGTGTTGCGGCCGACGGCTACACCTATGAACGCGTGGCGGTAGAGAAATGGTTGGAGGAGAGTGATTGCTCGCCGATGACGAATTTACCCTTGACTAGTAGGAGTTTAACGCCTAATTACACGCTTCTTTCTGCAATCTTGGAGTGGAAATCTAGAACCtaataatagttttttttttttttttttttttttttgggattgTTTAGTGTACATGTGTTTTGATGTTTGATTTATCTAGATGCTATTTGGGTCTGACTGACATGAACCTTGAGTAAGTTTGAAAATTTTATGAAATTTATAAGAATTATACCACaataattttataaaacaagtacATGAGAACATCAAGAGTGAAGTACATAGTGATTAATAGGCTTCTTGTTATCAAACTAAAACATAAAGTTTCACGAGCTAGCGTCCAGCTAGACGACGGCTCCTGCCACTAAAAGCTCCTAAATTTGATGGGTCTCTAGCGGTTGAGGTTCCACCAACGCGGTAGCTTCTACCTTGAAAAGCACCCCCGGTTGACTCGTTCTGCTTAACCGGACTATTTATTTGGTACCCCCGGCCCCAACGCTTTACGAGCTTGTGACTGCAAAGAAAAATGTTCAAGGACAACAAAAACAAGAATATCCGACAGAGGTGGTAAAAATGTTCAAGGACAACAAAAACAAGAATATCGGACAGAGGTGGTAAAATGGGCGGGTGAGTTGAGTCGACGCTTTGCCAAGTTTTGTTTATTTCCAAAATCCTATTTAAAAAAGTTAATCGGTTaaatatgattacaaaaattATCGAAGTTTAGTAATATAATGATTTAGAAGGTTGTATGCATTAAGATATGACGTTTTTGTTAACTTTCAAACTGTTTGACCTAATTGATTCATTTGACTCGTTACCTTGTAGCTAAATTTGGACGTAAATAAACGAACGGGACgtgtgtgttcatgttcgttcgctTAATAAAAacgaaaccaaaaaaaaaaaaaaacatttttcatgttcgttcgtttagtgATTAAACGAACTTCCCGTTGAATGCTTCACGAGCAGTTCactgaacgttcagttcgtttacatgCCTACAGGTAAATGGGTCGATTGCAAAATCGACCCATAATATGAGACGTGCAATGTGTCGGTTTTGGTTACTAGAAAACCGGCAAGGATACACCCAAAATGGAGTCTTGCAGATATCGTTGCCGCCAGCAAGAGGGTAAAGAACTGTTAAGAAGTAATACAAATGGCCAACCCCAATTCCTAATAAGCTCGGTATCAACGGGTTTCCGAGCACCAACTCAATAGCAAGCATGGTCCAAGGTAAATAGACCCCCTGCATACTCATTACAATCAGTTTTTCAATTATCGTACTCGCGTTTGCATATAATAAATCATATGATCTCGCTTTCAATACCTTAAACTCCACGAGACCGTGAAAGTTAATACGGGTGTTAGGGAGCTCACGACTCCAGACGTAAACGATCATGAAAACCAACGAGGCCCCCATGAACGGAGACCAAAGAAATGGAATGGCAGATATCGCCTATCATAATATGTCACGTGTCAAAATCTTTACTAAAACAAAAAAagtaaagagtaaactgccattttggtccctgtggtttggtcaattttgccactttagtccaaaactcaaactttttgcatctgggtcctgtggtttcagttttattgccattttggtccaaaaatgaaatcaggtcatatttgtcttataaaatcctgttattttgtcattttccgcaggagcaaaatgatcatttcttttttataaataaataccatattttataagacaaatatgacctgatttgcccctgaggaaaatgacaaaattgcaggattttataagacaagtatgacctgatttcatttttggaccaaaatggcaataaaactgaaaccacagggacccagatgcaaaaggtttgagttttggactaaagtagcaaaagtaaccaaacctcagggaccaaaatggtagtttactcaaaagtaaaaaataaaattattttttttttttataaaaaaagtggTTTGCTAGTATACCAGTAGCGAGAATGCTCCGAAGAAAAACATCCATACGTAATCTGCAGTCCTCTTGTCAAAAGGACCCCTCTCTAACTGAACTCCGTATTTTAATCTGGAATACCCGACATCAATTATAAAAACAGTTTATACCGTAAATTATATATAGTTGAAAGCGGATGAGATCAAGAAAGGTTTACATAATGAACAGCCGAAATGCGAAAGTAAAAGAGAACGATCCGATGAAGATGAAGTTTGTAATAAGCCTCCAAATCTGCATCATGAAAAATTCAAATTATGTTTCCGGCACGTGATTAGAACCATCAGAGGTGGCAAAGTGGGCGGATCAGGGCAAGTTAGCGAGAAACACCTTTTTTTGTGTAGAATGTTTTGAAAGGTCAAATAGTTCTAAAAATTCTTTTTGTGACAATGAGTTTTTGAATAAATCTATTTATtagggtgctaaacgggtcgtttCGTGGGTTGACGGGTCTTTTTgtgacccgaacccgaaaattttagacgaacccgaacccgaaaattgtgtcatacatatgaacccgaacccgacccaaaTCTTCTCAGGCTGACCCGAAACCCGACCCATTCAACccgaaatttttttattttttaatttttttcagcaaattaatatattaaaattaacatctagtacaaaaaaaaacacaaaattatataataaaaagggaaattggcctgtaataatcccacttAGACCTTATTGACCATTAATAATCCcatctcagaatattccccccaccagtcccacctttcacatatttttcctacaatggtcccccgttaaaaaaacttaacggagttaagcttttttccaaattacaaacagattttttagggcttttcaTAAGAACGAcaatacgagtccattgatgtaaaacttgcctcgaaacggtgctccaaacgaagAAAATGGCGcgtcaattcgggtgtttaaatttccaattaaccaaaatcaagtcacttgaagcaccatttcgaagtatgttttacatcaatggactcgtatcatcgttccgatcaaaagccctaaaaaatctgtttgtgatttggaaaaaagcttaattccgttaagtttttttagcgggggaccattgtaggaaaaataagtgaaaggtgggactggtggggggaatattctgaggtgggattattaatggccaataaggtctaggtgggattattacaggccaattcccctaataaaattacattaaaatcaTGAAATATTATGTCAATTTCCctttttaagttatatttatGACATAAAACTAAAAAACCTAATCAAAttatgacataaaacatattgtaaaaatataattttaatataaatggGTTAGACGGGTCAACCTGACAACCCGAccgggttgacccgaacctgacccgtttagctaaacgggttcgcgggttcaacctgaaactgacccgaacccgtttagactaaacccaaacccgcgaatttcgtgttaggtttgtGTCGTGTTTTctggtcgtgtcagaaattcacacccctagttATATACACTAGAAATAGTTTTTGCGCGAGTTTAGCCATGTTcccttattatttattttttttatttactcaTTTGGCCCGTAACTCCGTAAGGAACCCTATAGTAAGTAAACGAGTTAAAATTGTCACCTCTACAAATTAGAAAAATCTTTACCTGAAAGCGCTTAAACACGTCTTCATAAGAGAGAGCTAAAATCGTGGGACTGTAAAGCTGAAGATGACGACCCAAAGACTTCACTAAACAGACGGTTGCATACGTCTTTGCAACAGGAGGTAAGGAATTATAATACCTGATTATTATATTGAATATATAAACACTAGAAATACATCTAACAcacataaaaaatataaatttgaaAGAGAAGGGGCCTTACTGAGCAGGGGTAGACATTGTAGATGATAGAAGGCTGGTTCTTGTATGAACTAAATCAGTTGGTTTTTATATCTCACATAACAAAGATTAAATAATTA
Above is a window of Helianthus annuus cultivar XRQ/B chromosome 14, HanXRQr2.0-SUNRISE, whole genome shotgun sequence DNA encoding:
- the LOC110905019 gene encoding U-box domain-containing protein 35 isoform X1 — protein: MEDNEVIKGVDELSTPSCLVVGLAVSESRKTKYVVRWALDKFVPEGMLLFKMFFIRPKITRIPTPMGSVLISQVREDVVNAYKKEVEWQTYEKLLPFKHMCDRRKVDVEIVQIESDDVVEAIKHEILKNNINKLVIGASSKGIFSRGKNLSSKISESIPSFCTVYAISKGKLSSLRASDSETIGSSKDDNHSSDSSSVTNSSSLATSSRTEWTDQGSATSYSQFFPNSLPTPCFETPSFKNGTLHKETSSSESSGNKFFDGGEGDESHETTVSYAGNPDYFRANSTVSSSRSFLTENQSWTSDQDCIAYAPSEISSEIQDNNINFEIEKLRVELRHFRGMYALAQNETFDASRRLSDLQKQQLEESIRLKDLKLKEEEAKSLAQKEMEQHEAAKRQAEYVKENLRREAAIRKGAEEKALHESREKQKLRNAITGASLHYRKFTWEEIVAACSSFSDDLKIGTGGNGTVYRSNFHHTVAAVKVLHSQEAHRTKQFQQELEVLSKIRHPHLLILIGACVDHGCLVYEYMVNGSLEERLFRKNNTPPIPWFDRFRITWEVASALIFLHNAKPKSIVHRDLKPANILLDQNMVSKIGDVGLSTMLQSDVSSTTTVYKDTSPAGTLCYIDPEYQRTGLVSPKSDVYALGIVILQLLTARPAIAVTHVVETALEDDELANVLDPEAGEWPTDETKELAVLALSCAELKRKDRPDLKDTVLPVLERLKAVADAAQRAASASKTQISIPNHFRCPILKEVMGDPCVAADGYTYERVAVEKWLEESDCSPMTNLPLTSRSLTPNYTLLSAILEWKSRT
- the LOC110905021 gene encoding derlin-1 yields the protein MSTPAQYYNSLPPVAKTYATVCLVKSLGRHLQLYSPTILALSYEDVFKRFQIWRLITNFIFIGSFSFTFAFRLFIILKYGVQLERGPFDKRTADYVWMFFFGAFSLLAISAIPFLWSPFMGASLVFMIVYVWSRELPNTRINFHGLVEFKGVYLPWTMLAIELVLGNPLIPSLLGIGVGHLYYFLTVLYPLAGGNDICKTPFWVHKLVKRWGRGYQINSPVKQNESTGGAFQGRSYRVGGTSTARDPSNLGAFSGRSRRLAGR
- the LOC110905019 gene encoding U-box domain-containing protein 35 isoform X2 produces the protein MEDNEVIKGVDELSTPSCLVVGLAVSESRKTKYVVRWALDKFVPEVGSVLISQVREDVVNAYKKEVEWQTYEKLLPFKHMCDRRKVDVEIVQIESDDVVEAIKHEILKNNINKLVIGASSKGIFSRGKNLSSKISESIPSFCTVYAISKGKLSSLRASDSETIGSSKDDNHSSDSSSVTNSSSLATSSRTEWTDQGSATSYSQFFPNSLPTPCFETPSFKNGTLHKETSSSESSGNKFFDGGEGDESHETTVSYAGNPDYFRANSTVSSSRSFLTENQSWTSDQDCIAYAPSEISSEIQDNNINFEIEKLRVELRHFRGMYALAQNETFDASRRLSDLQKQQLEESIRLKDLKLKEEEAKSLAQKEMEQHEAAKRQAEYVKENLRREAAIRKGAEEKALHESREKQKLRNAITGASLHYRKFTWEEIVAACSSFSDDLKIGTGGNGTVYRSNFHHTVAAVKVLHSQEAHRTKQFQQELEVLSKIRHPHLLILIGACVDHGCLVYEYMVNGSLEERLFRKNNTPPIPWFDRFRITWEVASALIFLHNAKPKSIVHRDLKPANILLDQNMVSKIGDVGLSTMLQSDVSSTTTVYKDTSPAGTLCYIDPEYQRTGLVSPKSDVYALGIVILQLLTARPAIAVTHVVETALEDDELANVLDPEAGEWPTDETKELAVLALSCAELKRKDRPDLKDTVLPVLERLKAVADAAQRAASASKTQISIPNHFRCPILKEVMGDPCVAADGYTYERVAVEKWLEESDCSPMTNLPLTSRSLTPNYTLLSAILEWKSRT